AAACGAAAAAGGCGATCCAAATCTAGTCATTATAAACGAAGGCGATAATGACCTTAAAAATTTCTACTCAGTCATTGCAGTTAGCCCTAAACACTGCAAAAAAGCAGACATTGAGAATGCTAATAAATTTATAGAGTGGATCACGGGCGAAGAGGGTCAAAAGTTTGTAGCTGATTTTAAACTACTTAATAAGCAACTATTTACACCAGATGCTAAAACTCGCAAATAAGTCTTGGGCGGACTTCCGCCCTACCTTATAAATTAAAATGCAGACGATAGATAAAATTTATAAAGCCCAAATTGAGATAAAAAAATCAAATTTCTTGTCATTTTTATGTCCAATGAGTGAATTTAAAAGTACTCACGAGTGGCTAAAAAACGAGCATCAAAAGGCGGTGCATATCGTATGGGCTTACAGAGAGCTTAATAAATACAATCAAATCGTAGAGAATCAAAACGATGACGGAGAGCCAAAAGGCACTAGCGGAGCTCCTAGTTTAAATGCCTTGCGTGGAGCAAATTTAATAAATACAGGTGTGTTTATCGTGCGATATTTTGGTGGGATAAAGCTAGGCACAGGCGGACTTGTCAGAGCCTATGGCACAGCTGTAAATTTAGCCATAGATGAAGCGAGATTAATAGAATTTGAGCAAAAAAGCGAAACAAAGTTTTTTACGCCATTTTCGCTTATGGCTAGATTTGAATATTATTTTAAAGACGGTATAGAGTATGAGCGTGAGTTTGTCACTAATGGTGCTACGTGGAATGTAAATCTAAAGCAAGATGAGTTTTATAAATTTTATGAATTTGCTCATGTTTATGATATGCAAGGGTTTAAATTCTTAGCCCTTCCGCTTATCGCTAAATCAATATTTTAAGCAAAAATTTTATAAAATTCTTTAAATTTAATACAAAGAAATATAATGCAAACTTGGAATAATATATATAACAACTTTGATCCTGTGGCGTTTAGTATATTTGGATTTAACGTGCATTGGTATGGGCTTATGTATGTTTTAGCTTTAGTTACTGCACTTATGGCGGCTAAATACTTTGTTAAAAAAGATGGCATAAACATAAAAGATCCGATACTAGATAACTACTTTTTTTGGGTGGAGATAGGTGTGATATTTGGTGCTAGGCTTGGCTGGTGCTTTATCTACTCAGGCGATGCGTTTTATTTCATAACTCATCCATGGCAAATTTTTAATCCATTTCACAACGGCGAGTTTGTTGGGATCCGTGGTATGAGCTATCACGGAGCAGTAGTTGGTTTTTTGCTTGCAACGGTGATGTTTTGTAAAAAATTTAAACAAAATTTATGGACTTTACTAGACCTTTGTGCTTTGTGTATTCCTTTTGGCTATATCTTTGGGCGGATTGGAAATTTTTTAAATCAAGAGCTAGTAGGGCGAGCCACGGACGTTAGCTGGGGCATTTATGTGCTTGGTATTTTGCGTCATCCGTCGCAGCTTTACGAAGCATTACTAGAGGGAGTGGTGGTATTTATTATTCTTTTTATATATCGTAAATTTAAAAAATTTGACGGCGAACTAATCGCACTTTATGCTATGCTTTATACTTTAGCAAGGTTTATATGTGAATTTTACAGAGAGCCTGATAGTGGACTTGGATTTATATTTTTAGGGCTTTCAATGGGACAAATTTTATCTATTATTATGTTTAGTGCTGGTCTTATGGCTTACGCTATACTTAAAAGGAAAAATATCTGTATTTAATTGTTGTTAAAGTTAGATTAGAGTATCATTATGTAAAATCATATGAAATTTAATATTTTTTTTTAAATTTCATTTAAAATATTTCTTAAGAGGAGGGCTCATGAGTGAGCTTATAGAGGGTTTTTTAGGTAGGCAGGTTGACACCAAAAAGAGTAGAATACCTGCTGCTTGGGATAGATGGCAAAGTATAACGGGTTTCATCTTAGCCTGTTTTATCCTATGCCATATGGTTTTTACTTCTACGATCTTGCTTGGCAAAGAAGTATTTAACGCCGTTGTTGGTTTCGCAGAAGCTAAATTTTTATTTGGTGAATCGACTTGGTGGATAACAAACGTTATCGCAGCAGTTATATTTGTCATTTTTATAACTCATGCATTTTTAGCTATGAGAAAATTCCCGGCAAATTATAGACAATATAAGATGTTTAAAGGGCACAAAGATCGTATGAAACACGCTGATACAACACTTTGGTGGTTTCAGTTTTTGACTGGTTTTGCACTATTTTTTGCAGCTAGTGCACACTTGGTTGATATAGTATTTGGTGGACATATTACTGCTGATAACTCGGCTGCAAATTTTCAAACACTTGAGATATTTTATTTTGCATTGCTTGTATTTATGGTAATTCATGCTGGTGTTGGAATGTATCGTTTGTATGTAAAATGGATAAGCATAGATGGTATAAATAAGACTGAAATGTTGGCAAAGAGAAACAAGGCTAGGCTTGTTATATTTGCTATTTTTGGAACACTCGCATTAATCGCATTAATCGCTGATTTCGTGTGGATCGGTCTTAGTCATTAGATAATAGGAGCTAAAAATATGAATATAAAATATTGTGATGCATTAGTTATAGGTGGGGGTCTAGCAGGACTTAGAGCTGCTGTTGCAGCAGGCGAAAAGGGGTTAAGCACGATAGTTTTAAGCCTTATACCGGTTAAACGTTCTCACTCAGCTGCCGCACAAGGCGGTATGCAAGCAAGCCTTGGTAACTCAAAGATGAGTGAGGGCGACAATGAAGATGTGCATTTTGCTGATACCGTAAAGGGTAGCGACTGGGGTTGCGACCAGCAAGTAGCTAGAATGTTTTGTCAAACTGCACCAAAAGCTATACGTGAGCTTGCTGCTTGGGGTGTGCCGTGGACTAGGATAACAAAGGGTGAAAGAAGTGCGATTATTAATGCACAAAAGACGACAATTGTAGAAAAAGAAGAAGTTCATGGGCTAATCCATTCACGAGACTTTGGTGGTACAAAAAAGTGGAGAACCTGTTACACGGCTGACGCAACGGGACATACTATGCTTTTTGCTGTAGCAAACGAGGCGTTAAAACACAACGTTGATATACACGATAGAAAAGAAGCAATTGCCTTAATACACGAAAATAACCGCTGTTATGGTGCGATCGTGCGTGATCTAGTAACTGGTGAGTTAACTGCGTATGTTTCAAAAGGCACCCTGATAGCAACTGGTGGATATGGACGTGTCTATAAACACACCACAAATGCTGTCGTGTGTGAGGGTATCGGAGCAGCTATCGCACTTGAGACTGGTGTGGCCCAGCTTGGCAATATGGAAGCAGTGCAGTTTCACCCAACACCTATCGTGCCAAGCGGTATTTTGCTAACTGAGGGATGTCGTGGTGATGGTGGAATTTTAAGAGATGTTGATGGATATCGCTTTATGCCTGATTACGAGCCAGAGAAAAAAGAACTTGCTAGTCGCGATGTTGTTAGTCGCCGTATAATGGAGCATATCAGAAAAGGTAAAGGTGTAAAAAGCCCATATGGTGAGCATGTCTGGCTTGATATAAGCATACTTGGACGTGAGCATATAGAGAAAAATTTACGTGATGTACAAGAAATTTGTCAAATTTTTAATGGTATCGATCCAGCAGACGAGGGTCCGAAGGGCTGGGCACCGATCCTGCCTATGCAACACTACTCAATGGGCGGTATAAAGACAAAACCGACTGGAGAGAGTCCAACACTTGCAGGGTTATTTAGTGCTGGCGAGGCTGCATGCTGGGATATGCACGGCTTTAATCGACTAGGTGGCAACTCTGTATCAGAGACAGTTGTTGCTGGTATGATAGTGGGTGATTATTTTGCGGATTTCTGTGCCTCTCATGAGATAGAGATAAAGACTGATAATATAGCTAAATTTGTAAATAAAGAGCAAGATTACTTGCAAAGCCTACTTGATAAAGAAGGTAAATTTAATGTATTTGATATCAAAAATAAGATGAAAGATGTGATGTGGGAACACGTTGCGATATTTAGAACTGGCGAAGGTTTGGAAAAGGCAGTTAAAGAGCTTGAAGAGCTTTATATCCACTCACTTGATGTCAAAGTAACAAATAAAACGCTATTTGGTAACCCAGAGCTTGAAGAGGCTTACCGTGTGCCAAAAATGCTAAAATTAGCACTTTGTATTGCAAAAGGTGCATTAGATAGGACTGAAAGTCGTGGGGCACACTACCGCGAAGACTACGTAAAACGTGATGATTTAAACTGGCTAAATAGAACACTAGCAAGCTGGAAAGATGGCGATACGATGCCAACTATAACATATGAGCCACTTGATATAATGAAGATGGAAATTCCACCAGCATTTCGTGGATACGGTGCTAAGGGCAATATCATAGAACACCCAAATAGTGCCATCCGTCAAGCACAAGTTGATGAGATACGTGCAAAAATGGAAGCTGAGGGCAAAAGTAGATATGAAATTCAAGAAGCTCTAATGCACTACGAGCTTCAACCAAAATACAAAGCACCAAATGAAAGGGCAGGTATAGGATATGAGTAGAAAAATAACAATTAGAGCGTTTAAATACAATCCATTAAGCAAAATTTCAAAACCACATTTTGTTACATATGAGCTTGAAGAGACGTCTGGAATGACACTATTTATCGCACTAAATCAAATTCGTGAGAAATTTGATCCAGACCTTAGTTTTGACTTTGTGTGCCGTGCGGGAATCTGTGGTAGCTGTGGAATGCTAGTAAATGGCAAACCAAGTCTTGCGTGTCGCACACTAACCAAGGACTTCCCAAGTGGAGTGATAGAGCTTATGCCACTTCCAGTATTTAAACTACTAAAAGATCTTAGTGTCGATACTGGCAACTGGATGAAT
This portion of the Campylobacter anatolicus genome encodes:
- a CDS encoding IMPACT family protein, translated to MQTIDKIYKAQIEIKKSNFLSFLCPMSEFKSTHEWLKNEHQKAVHIVWAYRELNKYNQIVENQNDDGEPKGTSGAPSLNALRGANLINTGVFIVRYFGGIKLGTGGLVRAYGTAVNLAIDEARLIEFEQKSETKFFTPFSLMARFEYYFKDGIEYEREFVTNGATWNVNLKQDEFYKFYEFAHVYDMQGFKFLALPLIAKSIF
- a CDS encoding fumarate reductase cytochrome b subunit is translated as MSELIEGFLGRQVDTKKSRIPAAWDRWQSITGFILACFILCHMVFTSTILLGKEVFNAVVGFAEAKFLFGESTWWITNVIAAVIFVIFITHAFLAMRKFPANYRQYKMFKGHKDRMKHADTTLWWFQFLTGFALFFAASAHLVDIVFGGHITADNSAANFQTLEIFYFALLVFMVIHAGVGMYRLYVKWISIDGINKTEMLAKRNKARLVIFAIFGTLALIALIADFVWIGLSH
- a CDS encoding fumarate reductase flavoprotein subunit, with amino-acid sequence MNIKYCDALVIGGGLAGLRAAVAAGEKGLSTIVLSLIPVKRSHSAAAQGGMQASLGNSKMSEGDNEDVHFADTVKGSDWGCDQQVARMFCQTAPKAIRELAAWGVPWTRITKGERSAIINAQKTTIVEKEEVHGLIHSRDFGGTKKWRTCYTADATGHTMLFAVANEALKHNVDIHDRKEAIALIHENNRCYGAIVRDLVTGELTAYVSKGTLIATGGYGRVYKHTTNAVVCEGIGAAIALETGVAQLGNMEAVQFHPTPIVPSGILLTEGCRGDGGILRDVDGYRFMPDYEPEKKELASRDVVSRRIMEHIRKGKGVKSPYGEHVWLDISILGREHIEKNLRDVQEICQIFNGIDPADEGPKGWAPILPMQHYSMGGIKTKPTGESPTLAGLFSAGEAACWDMHGFNRLGGNSVSETVVAGMIVGDYFADFCASHEIEIKTDNIAKFVNKEQDYLQSLLDKEGKFNVFDIKNKMKDVMWEHVAIFRTGEGLEKAVKELEELYIHSLDVKVTNKTLFGNPELEEAYRVPKMLKLALCIAKGALDRTESRGAHYREDYVKRDDLNWLNRTLASWKDGDTMPTITYEPLDIMKMEIPPAFRGYGAKGNIIEHPNSAIRQAQVDEIRAKMEAEGKSRYEIQEALMHYELQPKYKAPNERAGIGYE
- the lgt gene encoding prolipoprotein diacylglyceryl transferase, producing MQTWNNIYNNFDPVAFSIFGFNVHWYGLMYVLALVTALMAAKYFVKKDGINIKDPILDNYFFWVEIGVIFGARLGWCFIYSGDAFYFITHPWQIFNPFHNGEFVGIRGMSYHGAVVGFLLATVMFCKKFKQNLWTLLDLCALCIPFGYIFGRIGNFLNQELVGRATDVSWGIYVLGILRHPSQLYEALLEGVVVFIILFIYRKFKKFDGELIALYAMLYTLARFICEFYREPDSGLGFIFLGLSMGQILSIIMFSAGLMAYAILKRKNICI